The genomic segment AGTACGACGGTGACAAGCCGGTCCGCCTGGACACCGTGGTCGTCTCCTCCCAGCACGCGGCCGACATCGACCTCGACGCCCTGCTCACCCCCGACATCCGGACGCATGTGGTCGAGCCGGTGCTGGCTCAACTCGCCGCCGACGGGATCAAGCTGGAGACCGAGGGTTACCGGCTGCTGGTCAACCCGACGGGCCGGTTCGAGATCGGCGGACCCATGGGCGATGCGGGCCTGACCGGCCGGAAGATCATCATCGACACCTACGGCGGCATGGCCCGCCACGGCGGTGGCGCCTTCTCCGGCAAGGACCCCTCCAAGGTCGACCGCTCCGCCGCCTACGCCATGCGCTGGGTGGCGAAGAACGTCGTCGCGGCCGGGCTGGCGAAACGGTGTGAGGTGCAGGTCGCGTACGCGATCGGCAAGGCCGAACCGGTCGGGCTGTTCGTGGAGACCTTCGGGACGAACACGGTCGCCGTCGAAGCCATCGAGCGGGCCATCACCAGCGTCTTCGACCTGCGCCCCGCCGCCATTATCCGCGACCTCGACCTGCTGCGCCCGGTCTACACCCAGACCGCCGCCTACGGCCACTTCGGCCGCGAACTCCCCGACTTCACCTGGGAACACACCAACCGGGCCGACGCCCTGC from the Streptomyces sp. NBC_00663 genome contains:
- the metK gene encoding methionine adenosyltransferase produces the protein MSRRLFTSESVTEGHPDKIADRISDTILDALLTQDPTSRVAVETLITTGQVHIAGEVTTTAYAPIAQLVRDAILDIGYDSSAKGFDGASCGVSVSIGAQSPDIAQGVDTAYESRVEGEEDLLDRQGAGDQGLMFGYASDETPSLMPLPIELAHRLSYRLTQVRKDGTVPYLRPDGKTQVTIEYDGDKPVRLDTVVVSSQHAADIDLDALLTPDIRTHVVEPVLAQLAADGIKLETEGYRLLVNPTGRFEIGGPMGDAGLTGRKIIIDTYGGMARHGGGAFSGKDPSKVDRSAAYAMRWVAKNVVAAGLAKRCEVQVAYAIGKAEPVGLFVETFGTNTVAVEAIERAITSVFDLRPAAIIRDLDLLRPVYTQTAAYGHFGRELPDFTWEHTNRADALRTAAERNS